From Chryseobacterium camelliae:
CCTACTCCCAGACTATCGAAGATCCTAAATATAATCCTCTGGATACCGATGTGGAATTCAGTAAGGCAGCCAATAAAGAGCAGCTGAAAAAAGTGGCGAGAACCTATACGCAGCAGAGGAGCATTGGGGTAGTGAATATGAGAAAGGAAAGGGTAAACCAGCAAAGAAAACCTAAATTCTACGATATAGAAAATGTATCCGTAACGGCTGTTTACAATGATGATTTCTACCGGGATATTTATACCAAGAGAAATTACAGGCAGTATCTGAGAGGATATATTGATTACAATTATACCTTTAAGCCTTGGGTAGTTAAACCATTCAACAAAATGATCAGCGATACAGCCAAGTCAACCAAATACCTGAGGTGGATCAAAGAATTCAATTTCAATCCGGTTCCTACGAGGTTTTCCTTCCGTACGGAGATCGACAGGAATTACAATGAGCTTGAATTCCGGAATATTGATGCTATCCTGAATGGGAACTATGCTGACGAATTTGCAGCTATCAAAAACAGGAACTTCTATTTTGGATGGCAATACGGTCTAGGATTTAATTTCACGAAATCTTTAAAGCTGGAAATTAATTCCGCTATGAGAACCCTGAACGATAACATGGATGTGAATATGATGGATAATACCTCGATCTTCGGAAATGTTTTCAGAGCAGGAAGGCCAGTGTTGTATAACCACAGGGTACAGCTGAATTACAAGCTGCCGTTCCAGTATTTCCCGTTCCTGGATTTCATCGATGCGGAACTGGGTTATGGGTTCACCTACAATTGGAACGCGAGAAGTACCGTAATGACCTCATTTGTCAACCCGGATACGCAAAAACCTGAAAGTTTAGGATCGATAGGGCAGAATACCAACGTTATCCAGGCTACGGCTACGGCAGACTTTACCAAGTTCTTCGGGCAGTTCAAGTATTTCAAAAATATTTCGACTAAGCTACAGAAAAGGAGACAGGAGATCGATTCCCTGAATAATGCATATACCCAGCAATGGGAAAAGAATAAGTTCAGCTTTAAAAGATATAAATTCAAAAACAGGCTGACCCCTTTCCAGAGTGCCGCTTACCTGCTGACTTCATTCAGGCAGCTGGATATTAATTATTCTGAGAATAACGGAACCGTGCTTCCCGGAATATTGTCTGCACCGAACTGGTACGGATACGGGCAAACGTTAGGCGGACCTACCGTAGGTTTCCTTTTGGGTTCACAGGCTGATGTGAGGCGTATCGTTATGGAAAACGGATGGGTTAGCAATTCCCCATATATGACAGATCCGTATGTAAGGATGTCTACACGGGAACTGAGAGCTAATTTGCAGATAGTTCCGATCAGCGATTTCAGGATAGATCTGAATGGCATCCATACCTATAACCGGAATTTTTCCCACACAGGCTTCAATTATGTTGATGCATCTGGCTTTGCCAATCCTGATTACACTTTTGCCAATGATCTGATTACATATTCCAACTCCGTTATCCTATTGAAGACCTCATTTACAGATGGACAGGCGGTGTACCAGTCGATCAAGCAGAATGCGAAAATTATTTCCCAGCAAATGGGTGGTACCCTAGGTGCGGATGGATTTACCCAGGGGCATAGTATTGCCAATGCGTATGTTCTGATTCCTGCTTTCCGTTCTGCTGTTGAAGGAAGTGCTCCGAAGCAGATTGGAGATGCAAAAAAAGCAGGATTGCCATTGCCGAACTGGAAAATTACTTATTCAGGACTGAGAAATATTCCTATTATCAATGGACAGTTCTCGAAATTCGACCTGCTTCACGGCTATACGGCTACCTATACTGCCGGAGGTGTACAGTCAAGCATCGATTATTTCAACAGCTTGAACAAGCCATTGGAGGAACGCCTCGATGTCAACGGAGATTACATCAATCCATTTACGTTTGCCCAGGTGGGTTATGTGGAAAACTTCTCTCCGCTTATCGGTGTAGACGTTACCATGAGGAATAATATGCAGTTCGGATTACAGTATAACAGGATGAGGACTTTGCTCCTCGGATTGGTGAACCATACTTTAACCGAAGATGCCAATTCGGAATATGTTGTTCGTGTGGGATATATCATCCGTAATTTCACACTGGGAATGACCAATGTTCGCGGCAGAGGGAAAGCCAAAGGTGCCGATCTTAATATCAGAGGAGATTTCTCACTGAGAGACAGCCGGACCAGCATTACCAATATTCTCCTGGATGATTCACAGATTACCGGAGGACAACGGTTGCTAAATATTAAGCTGTCCGCAGATTATAATGTCTCGCAAAACCTTAACCTGAGGATATTCTACGAACAGATGACCTCAAGGTACAAGATCTCAACGGCATTCCCGCTATCTACGATCAGGGCAGGACTTTCCGCTACGTTCACTTTTGGGGATTCGGGAGGATTCTAAAAAGCAATAAATAAAAAATGTCTTTCAATTCGGAAGACATTTTTCATATCTGATATTTGAAGCTTATAGAATTTTAAATACATTTGTACAAAATAAAATTAAAAATGAACACACCATCAGAATTAAAGTACACCAAAGATCACGAATGGATCAAAATTGAAGGTAACGTAGCGACCATTGGTATCACCGACTTTGCTCAGGGAGAGCTTGGAGATATCGTATATGTGGATGTGGATACTGTGGATGACGATCTTGAAGGAGGTGCGGTTTTCGGAAGTGTAGAAGCGGTAAAAACAGTTTCAGACTTATTCTTGCCTGTTTCAGGGAAAGTGATTGAATTCAATGCAGATCTGGAAGATCAGCCGGAGCTTTTGAAT
This genomic window contains:
- the gcvH gene encoding glycine cleavage system protein GcvH, which codes for MNTPSELKYTKDHEWIKIEGNVATIGITDFAQGELGDIVYVDVDTVDDDLEGGAVFGSVEAVKTVSDLFLPVSGKVIEFNADLEDQPELLNSDPYGKGWIIKVELADGADQSELLSAEEYQEVIG